The Variovorax paradoxus genome window below encodes:
- a CDS encoding ABC transporter ATP-binding protein, producing the protein MYGIEFRNVSKSYGSGAQAPMVVKDISFGVPRGTLTTILGPSGCGKTTTLRMIAGLETPSAGRIFIDGVDVTTLGAAQRNVSLVFQSYALFPHMSVIENVSYGLRMSGFAKAQAREKAALMLETVGLKGMNERMPSELSGGQQQRVALARALALEPAVLLFDEPLSNLDARLRRSMREEIRALQQRLSLTVAYVTHDQSEALAVSDHIIVMDQGSIAQRGAPHELYESPQSEFVAGFMGEAMLFDGVCDARRQVLLGTLGVTAPEGIGAGPVKVAVRPEAWIIRPVSNDGLAARVLKRTYVGSTVEYTFSSGLGEIFVVSPEVRQSLMPGAPVSLHLADHGVSIVAAAT; encoded by the coding sequence ATGTACGGCATCGAATTCAGGAACGTGTCCAAGAGCTACGGCAGCGGCGCCCAGGCGCCCATGGTCGTGAAGGACATCAGCTTCGGCGTGCCCCGGGGCACGCTCACCACCATCCTCGGCCCGTCGGGCTGCGGCAAGACCACGACCCTGCGCATGATCGCGGGGCTCGAGACGCCGAGCGCGGGGCGCATCTTCATCGACGGCGTGGACGTCACGACCCTCGGCGCGGCGCAGCGCAACGTCAGCCTGGTGTTCCAGAGCTATGCGCTGTTCCCGCACATGAGCGTCATCGAGAACGTTTCGTATGGGTTGCGCATGTCGGGCTTCGCGAAGGCGCAGGCGCGCGAGAAGGCCGCGCTGATGCTCGAGACCGTGGGCCTGAAGGGCATGAACGAACGCATGCCCAGCGAATTGTCGGGCGGGCAGCAGCAGCGCGTGGCGCTGGCGCGCGCGCTGGCGCTGGAACCGGCGGTGCTGCTGTTCGACGAGCCGCTGTCGAACCTCGACGCGCGGCTGCGCCGCTCCATGCGCGAGGAGATCCGCGCGCTGCAGCAGCGGCTGTCGCTCACGGTGGCCTACGTCACGCACGACCAGAGCGAGGCGCTGGCGGTCAGCGACCACATCATCGTGATGGACCAGGGTTCGATCGCCCAGCGCGGCGCGCCGCACGAGCTCTACGAGTCGCCGCAGTCGGAATTCGTCGCGGGCTTCATGGGCGAGGCGATGCTGTTCGACGGCGTCTGCGACGCGCGGCGTCAGGTGCTGCTGGGCACGCTCGGCGTGACGGCGCCGGAAGGCATCGGCGCGGGGCCGGTGAAGGTCGCGGTGCGGCCCGAGGCATGGATCATCCGGCCGGTTTCGAACGACGGCCTCGCGGCGCGCGTGCTCAAGAGGACCTATGTCGGCAGCACCGTGGAATACACCTTCTCGAGCGGGCTCGGAGAGATCTTCGTCGTCTCGCCCGAGGTCAGGCAGTCGCTGATGCCCGGCGCACCCGTGAGCCTGCACCTGGCGGACCACGGCGTTTCCATCGTGGCCGCGGCAACTTAG
- a CDS encoding TRAP transporter small permease: MNAAMDRLYRWFEHALVGGLAVMSLMVFANVVLRYVFDTGITFTEEVSRMLFVWLTFIGSIVALRQGTHLGMDTVVSRLPHAGKLAFFVLSHLLMLGCIAMLWLGCWEQTRVNLDNHAPVSGIPVAAVYSVGLVAAVLMGITLLANLWQALRGDLSDAQLVTVRESEDRAAD, from the coding sequence ATGAATGCAGCAATGGACCGGCTCTACCGGTGGTTCGAGCACGCGCTCGTGGGCGGACTGGCCGTGATGTCGCTGATGGTGTTTGCCAACGTGGTGCTGCGCTATGTGTTCGACACCGGCATCACCTTCACCGAGGAGGTGTCGCGCATGCTGTTCGTCTGGCTGACCTTCATCGGCTCCATCGTCGCGCTGCGCCAGGGCACGCACCTGGGCATGGACACGGTGGTCAGCCGGCTGCCGCATGCGGGCAAGCTGGCCTTCTTCGTCCTGAGCCACCTGCTGATGCTGGGCTGCATCGCGATGCTGTGGCTGGGCTGCTGGGAGCAGACCCGCGTCAACCTCGACAACCACGCGCCGGTCTCGGGCATCCCGGTGGCGGCGGTCTACTCGGTCGGGCTGGTCGCCGCGGTGCTGATGGGCATCACCCTGCTCGCCAACCTCTGGCAGGCACTGCGCGGCGACCTCAGCGACGCGCAGCTGGTGACGGTGCGCGAGAGCGAAGACCGCGCCGCCGACTGA
- a CDS encoding GntR family transcriptional regulator — MAPPRQSALSVKVERPKSLTELAIDQIRAAIVRGELGFGEALSESVLAATLGISKTPVREALLHLKMEGLVEVHPQRGTFVFQLGEAEVANICRFRSMIECEALADGMEHRPEALIQALEQCLDNMAAAFSKQQHDEFPRLDTEFHNAIIESCANGYIQSAYTLVAAQLTALRYRLPAENSQVTHCQDNHRVVVDAIRANDAARAQAILREHIQSTEQAYLIACRNMVAPARETARP; from the coding sequence ATGGCCCCGCCCCGTCAATCCGCCCTCTCCGTCAAGGTCGAGCGGCCCAAATCGCTCACCGAACTCGCGATCGATCAGATCCGCGCCGCCATCGTCCGGGGCGAACTGGGGTTCGGGGAGGCGTTGTCGGAGTCGGTGCTGGCGGCCACGCTGGGGATCAGCAAGACGCCGGTGCGCGAGGCGCTGCTGCACCTCAAGATGGAAGGGCTGGTCGAGGTCCATCCGCAGCGCGGGACCTTCGTGTTCCAGCTCGGCGAGGCCGAGGTCGCGAACATCTGCCGCTTCCGCTCGATGATCGAATGCGAGGCGCTGGCCGATGGCATGGAGCACCGGCCCGAGGCGCTGATCCAGGCGCTCGAGCAATGCCTGGACAACATGGCCGCCGCCTTCTCGAAGCAGCAGCACGACGAGTTCCCGCGCCTGGACACCGAGTTCCACAACGCCATCATCGAGAGCTGCGCCAACGGCTACATCCAGTCCGCGTACACCCTGGTGGCGGCGCAGCTCACGGCCCTGCGCTACCGGCTGCCGGCCGAGAACAGCCAGGTCACGCACTGCCAGGACAACCACCGCGTGGTGGTCGACGCGATCCGCGCCAACGACGCGGCGCGCGCGCAGGCGATCCTGCGCGAGCACATCCAGAGCACGGAGCAGGCGTATCTGATCGCCTGCCGCAACATGGTTGCGCCGGCGCGGGAAACGGCGAGACCCTAA